The sequence CGAACCACCAGAGGGCACCACTTTCGGACATTCAGTGTCCGGAAGTCAAACCTTGATTTTAGCACGTAAAACTCCTCACGACTCGGAATAGCGAATTATCCGGCACTTCCGGACAGCCGGGCGACCCACTCTAGGGGCTCCGCCGACTTGGCTGACATAGGATGTCGACAAACCAGGTTCGTGGCCAACCACGGACACAGACCCTGACCCGCGACGGGATCGACTACAGCGTTCGCATCTGGACGGACACACCGGGTATCGATGCCGGCGGCCAGATCGAGCTCCGCCGGCGGGATGGGACAGCTGCCTGGACCTTTGCGGTGATCGACCGGGAGACTGCTGCCTATCGGTCAACAACGACCGTCGAGGATGCCGCTCTCGACCCACAGATACCACAACGCGTCCGGGGTGTACTTCGCGAGCTTGGGTTCACCACGGTTCGGAGGGGAGACAATGAGTGAGACCGTCTTCCCCTATCCTGGCGGGAAATCTCGGTTTGCATCGTGGATCCTCGACCACGTGCCCGAGCACACCTGTTTTGTCGAGGTCTTCGGCGGGGCCGCTGGGGTGTTGGTAAACAAAAATCCCGCGACCAGTGACGTCGAGGTCTACAACGACCGCGATGGTGACTTGGTCCATTTCTTCGAGGTGCTGCGTGAGCACCCCGAGGAACTGGTCGCGTATCTGGAGGACGTCCCCTACGCTCGTGAAGTGTACGAGACGTGGGTCGAGCGCTTCTATAACGGCTATCGTCCGGAGGATGACGTTGCTCGTGCTGGCCAATTCTTCGCGCTCCGGTACTTCCAGTGGGGCGGTGGCTATGCGGGCCCGAACGGATTCGCAACGAGCAAACAGCGCAGCCGGGCAACCAGCTTCCGCAACAAGATCGACCGCTTGGAGCGGTTTGCCGACCGGTTTGATGATGTCGTTATCGAGCATCGTGACTGGCAGGCGCTGCTCGAGCAGTACGACAGTCAGGAGACGGTGTTCTATCTTGACCCACCGTACGCCGGTCAGCAGGAGTACTATCCGATCGAGAATATTGACCACGAAGCGCTTACGGATACCATTCAAAACCTCACCGGCGAGTGGCTCCTGTCCTGTGAGCACGTTCCAGCCACCCTGGCGGACTATCCGACGATCAGTCGGGCCGAAAATCGGTTCATCGGAAGCGGGGAAAATGATGGTGCGAAATCTGCCCACGAACGATTGGTGCTTAGCACTGGGTGTTCAACAGAGGAGAGGGAGGCAGAGGCAAGGTAGTCACATCTACCTGCTGGAAGTAGAAACCAAATCAGGTCGTGAACGACGGATACTAGTTTTATATATGAAGTCTTATATACAAACTATAATTTAGTATAAATAAAAACAGCGAATCACACTAACCTGATAATCCGTCATGAAGAATAAAAATAGCTTTTGTGTGGGGAACAGTCTGATATCCAAAAACAGGATAGAACGAAACGCGGGCTAATAAATGTCAGAAAGTAATTTTTCTAAGGTGAAATAACAAAATAAATAATTGCGCGTACGGGAAAAACCGATCTTTGTATAAATAAGAAAAATAAGTGGATAATCGGCTATTCGAACAATAATAACAAAAATGCCATAATATAAATAATAATATTGTCATATACGACTGCCTGAAGTAGAGGTGGTAGTTGGCTCAATTTGAAACGCCTATTTCAAGCACCGCCGTATTCCAATTTGAAAAGATCGTTTCAAGCAACGTGGCACCCTTGCACTCGAGGGCGCCGTTGGGGGTCGGCCTTCTTTTGATTCCATAGGCAGACCCCCTGTTTTCGGTTGGAGGGTGCTGACCCG comes from Salinirussus salinus and encodes:
- a CDS encoding DNA adenine methylase, which encodes MSETVFPYPGGKSRFASWILDHVPEHTCFVEVFGGAAGVLVNKNPATSDVEVYNDRDGDLVHFFEVLREHPEELVAYLEDVPYAREVYETWVERFYNGYRPEDDVARAGQFFALRYFQWGGGYAGPNGFATSKQRSRATSFRNKIDRLERFADRFDDVVIEHRDWQALLEQYDSQETVFYLDPPYAGQQEYYPIENIDHEALTDTIQNLTGEWLLSCEHVPATLADYPTISRAENRFIGSGENDGAKSAHERLVLSTGCSTEEREAEAR